In Gimesia benthica, a single window of DNA contains:
- a CDS encoding EDR1-related protein, producing MKFLTTPHIRLPFTGLLFLVSLCLQALPVRAEVTLIPSGKASIWKYYDAATPPRADWMLSTFDDQPWSSGPAPLGFGEPGINTPAGAGTDPQHRQITAYFRHTFTVPADSGLRQLVLLIRSDDGVVVYLNGTEIARNNLPAGQVTPQTTAVNALGGVLERLYQRFTIPADSLKAGTNLLAVELHQANPRSTDLYLDLILRGYQSAAELRPILKTEQQQAARDYHTQHYIAPQLKILDGYIDGGRGMQVDPRGQTRSRRELIIVDRQRDPSLQKHLEFARSQEVMSLPPEKRALKLAQYIDQSMSLDQQNRATMAAVVLLTDEYANQGVLIGEVTQLCGAGVCRHRALLFKVLADEAGLDVALVRGNYGDATRHAGHAWNELHLKDGRRLIVDVMHRRVEPLTPTGSPITARYLTIDNKPWYGTKEPETETPPTESE from the coding sequence TTGAAATTCTTAACCACACCACACATCCGCCTTCCCTTTACCGGCCTGCTGTTCCTGGTCAGCCTCTGCCTGCAGGCGCTGCCCGTGCGTGCGGAAGTCACGCTGATCCCTTCCGGCAAGGCCAGCATCTGGAAATATTACGACGCCGCCACTCCGCCCCGGGCCGACTGGATGTTGTCGACCTTCGATGACCAGCCCTGGTCGTCCGGCCCCGCACCGCTCGGCTTTGGTGAACCGGGAATCAACACACCCGCAGGCGCGGGCACCGATCCGCAGCACCGACAAATCACCGCCTACTTCCGGCACACCTTTACGGTTCCCGCCGACTCCGGCCTCCGCCAGCTGGTCCTGTTGATCCGCAGCGATGACGGCGTCGTCGTCTACCTCAATGGCACCGAGATCGCCCGCAACAATCTGCCCGCCGGACAGGTCACTCCACAGACCACCGCCGTCAATGCCCTGGGAGGCGTGCTGGAGCGACTCTATCAACGCTTCACAATCCCGGCAGACAGCCTCAAGGCCGGCACCAATCTGCTCGCGGTAGAACTGCATCAGGCGAACCCCCGCAGCACCGATCTGTATCTGGACCTGATACTCCGCGGCTATCAGAGTGCCGCCGAACTGCGGCCCATCCTCAAAACCGAACAGCAACAGGCAGCCCGCGATTATCACACGCAACATTACATCGCTCCCCAGCTCAAAATCCTGGACGGCTACATTGACGGCGGTCGAGGCATGCAGGTCGATCCCCGGGGACAGACCCGCTCCCGTCGGGAGCTGATCATCGTCGACCGTCAGCGGGATCCCTCTCTCCAGAAACATCTGGAGTTCGCCCGCTCCCAGGAGGTCATGTCGCTGCCGCCGGAGAAACGGGCGCTGAAGCTCGCCCAGTACATTGACCAGAGCATGTCGCTGGATCAGCAGAACCGAGCCACCATGGCAGCGGTCGTCCTGCTGACAGACGAGTACGCCAACCAGGGCGTCCTGATCGGCGAAGTGACCCAGCTCTGCGGCGCCGGCGTCTGTCGACATCGGGCGCTGCTCTTCAAGGTCCTCGCCGATGAAGCAGGCCTCGATGTCGCCCTCGTGCGCGGCAACTACGGAGACGCCACCCGCCACGCCGGACATGCCTGGAACGAACTGCACCTCAAAGACGGCCGGCGTCTGATTGTCGATGTGATGCACCGCCGCGTCGAACCACTGACCCCCACCGGCTCTCCGATCACCGCCCGCTACCTGACCATCGACAACAAACCCTGGTACGGCACGAAAGAACCAGAGACAGAGACTCCCCCCACCGAATCAGAATAA
- a CDS encoding pyridoxamine 5'-phosphate oxidase family protein has product MGQRFNELSEKLIDFINDQRLFFVGTATADSRINVSPKGMDSFRVLGPNRVIWLNMTGSGNETSAHIQQDGRMTIMFCAFTGKPLILRLYGQARVVHPYDSDWTELAAHFPPNPGARQVFDMQVDLVQTSCGMGVPFYDYVEEREQLTTWATKQGPEGVQKYWHDKNQQSLDGIPTHILKDQ; this is encoded by the coding sequence ATGGGACAACGTTTTAACGAACTCTCCGAAAAACTGATCGACTTCATCAACGACCAGCGGCTGTTCTTCGTCGGCACTGCCACCGCCGACAGCCGCATCAATGTCTCCCCCAAAGGGATGGACTCGTTCCGCGTCCTGGGCCCCAACCGCGTGATCTGGCTCAACATGACCGGCAGCGGCAACGAAACCTCGGCCCACATTCAGCAGGACGGCCGTATGACCATCATGTTCTGTGCCTTCACCGGCAAACCTTTGATCCTTCGGCTCTACGGACAGGCCCGCGTGGTCCATCCGTATGACAGCGACTGGACGGAACTCGCCGCCCACTTCCCCCCGAACCCCGGCGCCCGCCAGGTCTTCGATATGCAGGTCGATCTGGTCCAGACCTCCTGCGGCATGGGTGTCCCCTTCTACGATTATGTCGAGGAACGAGAACAGCTCACCACCTGGGCCACCAAACAGGGACCGGAAGGCGTGCAAAAATACTGGCACGACAAAAACCAGCAAAGCCTGGACGGCATTCCCACCCACATCCTGAAAGACCAGTAA
- a CDS encoding Gfo/Idh/MocA family protein — MTNSSALNRRDFIKTAAAASTVFSAPLIIPGTALGLNGTVAPSERIILGGIGIRRRGGYVLSHMLEQPDVQFVAIADVRADQRKTVKEMADKANGDQKCETYRDFRELLARDDIDAVLIATGDRWHATASMMAAEAGKDVYSEKPCAISIELARKLQQTIQRTGRVFQAGTQRRNVSNFAHAAHLAQSGQLGKIHTVHASIYQLIDRHDWLPAEPEPDPEVVDWNMWLGPAPWRPYNHAYVDGAWRGHYDFDSGAKLLDWGAHTLDICQWALEADDTMPVTYEPMDVPNDNVIECVYENGVKLVMRRNGWMGLGTCPVRFEGEEGWVETGDSGQTAVSSNRLRASLPSPSAIPGTSPKFHVRDFFNCVKTRSQPAANEDVMARSHIACHAAAIAWKLGRKLQFDPVKEEFVNDDEANRMRSRAMREPWTV, encoded by the coding sequence ATGACGAATTCCAGTGCGCTTAATCGTCGTGACTTTATTAAAACCGCTGCGGCCGCCAGCACGGTCTTTTCTGCCCCCCTGATCATTCCCGGCACCGCGTTGGGCCTGAATGGCACCGTTGCTCCCAGTGAGCGAATCATCCTGGGGGGGATTGGCATTCGTCGACGGGGTGGCTACGTGCTGAGCCACATGCTCGAACAGCCCGATGTGCAGTTTGTGGCGATCGCCGATGTGCGTGCAGATCAGCGGAAGACCGTAAAGGAAATGGCCGACAAAGCCAACGGCGATCAGAAATGCGAAACCTATCGCGATTTTCGCGAGCTGCTCGCGCGGGATGACATTGACGCCGTGCTGATTGCCACGGGGGACCGCTGGCACGCGACCGCTTCAATGATGGCTGCAGAAGCGGGGAAAGACGTGTATTCCGAGAAGCCGTGTGCGATTTCGATCGAACTGGCCCGCAAGCTGCAGCAGACGATTCAGCGTACCGGCCGTGTATTTCAGGCGGGGACGCAGCGGCGGAATGTGTCGAACTTCGCGCACGCGGCGCACCTGGCGCAGTCGGGTCAGCTGGGGAAGATTCATACCGTACACGCTTCGATCTACCAGTTGATCGATCGTCACGACTGGCTGCCTGCCGAACCCGAACCCGATCCGGAAGTAGTCGACTGGAACATGTGGCTCGGCCCGGCACCGTGGCGTCCTTATAACCATGCCTATGTGGATGGTGCCTGGCGCGGTCATTACGATTTCGATTCCGGGGCCAAGCTGCTTGACTGGGGCGCGCACACGCTGGATATCTGCCAGTGGGCGCTGGAAGCGGATGACACGATGCCCGTGACCTATGAACCGATGGATGTGCCCAACGACAATGTGATCGAGTGCGTCTACGAAAACGGCGTGAAGCTGGTCATGCGGCGGAATGGCTGGATGGGTCTGGGGACCTGTCCGGTCCGTTTCGAAGGGGAAGAAGGCTGGGTCGAAACTGGCGACTCGGGACAGACGGCGGTTTCCTCGAACCGGTTGCGGGCCTCCCTGCCCTCGCCGAGTGCGATTCCGGGAACGTCGCCCAAGTTCCATGTGCGTGATTTCTTTAACTGTGTGAAAACCCGTTCGCAGCCAGCTGCGAATGAAGACGTGATGGCCCGTTCGCACATCGCCTGCCACGCGGCGGCGATTGCCTGGAAGCTGGGTCGCAAACTGCAGTTCGACCCGGTCAAAGAAGAATTCGTGAATGACGATGAAGCGAACCGCATGCGGAGCCGCGCCATGCGGGAGCCGTGGACCGTTTAG
- a CDS encoding family 16 glycoside hydrolase — MFSFRFCLLTILSISLFSSANLVSAADQSDSEATRLVNVLNSDASTYDKAMACRRLAAIGDAKAVPAIAKYLGDEKLATYARSALENIPADAADQALEAALKTVKGDQLVGVINSLAKRRDKGATAELAKLLANDNPKVAIAAAHALGAIGTSDAAAALKQSLGTDRGAVKQEVAFALLMCARSLADSNKGEAVELTEVVLQADLPENVNLAATQRAIVLLGKDGFDLLAKTVKADDLARFRAGLQAARKMGPEASSTLVAVYPELSDERKGLVIAALSQSKNAGALPLIQQALKSESETLQLQAVLSLGELVSVLKADEQLQVLGALFGKLKQNPSALTEATADTIGKMNGSQTADKVQSAIEESTRKLVESEALSQQLAGLQLAGDCRLSSLTPAVYQLVGHSNPEVKQAAIQALGGTTSSDDLPKLIALAVKNPGDVAISDALKAACARLPLEETAQTLAQAMDGASIEQQQLILNQLAAIGGETALKTMVAAARSNEDALQNTATDLLGKWVTIDVAPPLLDLAQSLENRKYKIRALRGYIRVARQLNMTPAERLEVCRNTLANAERNDEKKLVFEVLRRYPTPEAVNFTINLLKEKDLNVAASATIVSWAERGTPIENTLLRDALQQVITTTDNAGLKQRAEQQLERISAQAAQEEQALGFQPLYDGKTFNGWHGNREIFRIEDGEIVAGSLTEKVKQNEFLRSDKEYEDFELMLEFKLLGEKTNAGVQIRTAEIPDDHEVSGFQADLGTGYWGCLYDESRRRKILAGPPKEIRDLPVRMNDWNTYRIRCQGPRIQLWINGVQTVDYVEQDPQIPLKGIIALQIHGNLVNQVHYRNVRLREL; from the coding sequence ATGTTCTCGTTCAGATTCTGTCTGCTCACAATTCTTTCTATCAGTCTGTTCTCTTCAGCCAACCTGGTGTCCGCCGCGGACCAATCCGATTCGGAAGCAACCCGGCTGGTCAACGTTCTTAATTCCGATGCTTCCACTTACGACAAAGCGATGGCCTGTCGCCGACTGGCGGCGATTGGCGATGCGAAGGCGGTGCCTGCGATTGCCAAATATCTCGGTGATGAAAAACTGGCGACCTACGCCCGTTCGGCTCTGGAGAATATCCCGGCTGACGCTGCCGACCAGGCTCTGGAAGCGGCTCTCAAGACGGTCAAAGGGGACCAGCTGGTAGGGGTGATCAATTCACTGGCAAAACGGAGAGACAAAGGGGCGACCGCTGAACTGGCGAAACTGCTGGCGAATGATAATCCGAAAGTCGCGATCGCGGCAGCGCATGCCCTGGGGGCGATTGGTACAAGCGATGCGGCGGCTGCGTTGAAACAATCACTGGGAACCGACCGGGGTGCGGTGAAGCAGGAAGTCGCGTTTGCCCTGTTGATGTGTGCCCGTTCGCTGGCTGACAGCAACAAGGGGGAGGCAGTCGAGCTGACGGAAGTGGTGTTGCAGGCGGATCTGCCGGAGAACGTCAACCTGGCGGCGACGCAGCGGGCGATCGTGCTGCTGGGCAAGGATGGCTTCGACCTGTTAGCGAAAACAGTCAAAGCCGACGACCTGGCGCGATTCCGGGCTGGTCTGCAGGCAGCACGTAAGATGGGACCGGAAGCGTCGTCGACGTTAGTGGCCGTCTATCCGGAGCTGTCTGACGAGCGGAAGGGACTCGTGATTGCCGCGCTGAGTCAGTCTAAAAATGCGGGTGCCCTGCCTTTGATTCAGCAGGCGCTGAAAAGTGAGAGTGAAACATTACAACTACAGGCGGTTCTCTCGCTGGGTGAGCTGGTGTCTGTGTTGAAGGCTGACGAACAGCTGCAGGTGCTCGGTGCTTTGTTTGGAAAACTCAAGCAGAATCCTTCTGCTCTGACCGAGGCGACTGCAGATACGATTGGGAAAATGAACGGCAGTCAAACGGCTGACAAAGTGCAGTCCGCGATTGAAGAGAGTACCCGGAAGCTGGTCGAGAGTGAGGCACTCTCTCAGCAACTGGCGGGACTACAACTGGCCGGTGATTGTCGGCTGAGTTCGTTGACTCCCGCTGTCTATCAGCTGGTGGGTCACTCGAATCCGGAAGTCAAACAGGCCGCTATCCAGGCACTGGGTGGGACGACGTCTTCGGACGATCTGCCGAAGCTGATTGCGTTGGCGGTGAAGAATCCCGGTGATGTTGCGATCAGCGATGCCCTTAAAGCGGCCTGTGCCCGGCTGCCACTCGAAGAGACAGCCCAGACGCTGGCACAGGCGATGGACGGGGCGTCGATAGAACAACAGCAGCTGATCCTGAATCAGCTGGCGGCCATTGGCGGCGAGACCGCTTTGAAAACAATGGTGGCGGCAGCTCGTTCGAATGAAGATGCCTTACAGAACACAGCGACCGACCTGCTGGGCAAATGGGTGACGATTGATGTCGCGCCGCCGCTGCTCGATCTGGCGCAGTCGCTGGAGAATCGCAAATATAAAATCCGTGCACTGCGGGGATACATCCGGGTGGCCCGGCAGTTGAATATGACGCCGGCCGAACGGCTGGAAGTCTGTCGTAACACGCTCGCGAATGCGGAGCGGAACGATGAGAAGAAGCTCGTGTTTGAAGTGCTGCGGCGTTATCCGACTCCCGAAGCGGTCAACTTCACCATCAATCTGCTCAAGGAGAAAGATCTGAACGTTGCCGCGTCCGCGACGATTGTTTCGTGGGCCGAACGGGGAACGCCGATCGAGAACACACTGCTGCGAGATGCGTTACAGCAGGTGATCACAACGACAGACAACGCGGGTCTCAAACAGCGGGCGGAACAGCAGCTGGAACGCATCAGTGCCCAGGCGGCGCAGGAAGAGCAGGCACTCGGGTTTCAGCCGCTGTACGATGGGAAAACATTTAACGGCTGGCATGGAAACAGGGAGATCTTCCGGATTGAAGATGGTGAGATCGTCGCCGGCAGCCTGACGGAGAAGGTCAAGCAGAACGAGTTTCTGCGTTCCGATAAAGAGTACGAAGACTTCGAACTGATGCTGGAATTCAAGCTGCTGGGCGAGAAGACCAACGCGGGTGTGCAGATTCGTACTGCAGAGATTCCCGACGATCACGAAGTCAGTGGTTTCCAGGCAGACCTGGGGACCGGGTACTGGGGGTGTCTGTATGACGAATCCCGTCGACGGAAAATTCTGGCCGGTCCGCCCAAAGAGATTCGCGATCTGCCCGTCCGGATGAATGACTGGAATACATATCGGATTCGCTGCCAGGGGCCGCGGATTCAGCTCTGGATCAACGGGGTGCAGACGGTCGATTATGTCGAACAAGACCCGCAGATTCCGCTGAAGGGAATCATCGCACTGCAGATTCATGGGAACCTGGTGAACCAGGTGCACTATCGGAATGTGCGTTTGCGTGAGCTGTAA
- a CDS encoding ATP-dependent helicase has protein sequence MSEIPQHIEDLFAQLNPQQRAAACHDSGSLLIIAGAGTGKTTTLSHRVAWLISQGIDPSRILLLTFSRRAANEMVRRVDALLRAMGDSREHAASARSRSIWGGTFHSTAARLLRRYGQSIGLPDDFTIIDRSDAEDLMSSLRSELELGNNVAKFPRKGTLVEIYSRCVNTCLKLEPVLERYYPWCLEHVEALKQLFQAFVDRKEQQNILDYDDLLLFWHALSSDPAGGKLLRGQFEAVLVDEYQDTNVLQSGILKNLCPDGAGLTVVGDDAQSIYSFRAATVRNILDFPEEYPGTTVVTLEENYRSTQPILAATNQIIDEAHERYEKKLWSSKIAGEPPILVDCSDNNEQADFVVTQVLEHLEAGIPLNQQAVLFRASHHSLALEVELARRNIAYHKYGGLKFIETAHVKDLMAYLRLAENPRDAVSGLRVLTLLPGIGQKKAQQLLNLLAESGFRFDAWSEFKPPAATVEHWPLFIRLMKNLSSPQSEKKGISSEVHQVRTFYSPLLDQQYDNGPARQRDLEQLEQVASRFSSRMSFLEEITLDPPSSTQDIANDSSKTDDDFLVLSTIHSSKGLEWDAVYVLQAADGSIPSEMSLESNDEIDEERRLFYVALTRAKNWLYVCFPHRQYFQNRRWNQAHSYAQLTRFISSKTLPLFQRRPAFNAEDLDTPEEAQIETTAEDIRKNIRNMWSS, from the coding sequence ATGTCAGAGATTCCGCAACACATTGAAGACCTGTTCGCGCAGCTGAACCCCCAGCAACGGGCGGCGGCCTGTCACGATAGCGGTTCGCTGTTGATCATCGCCGGTGCGGGAACGGGAAAGACGACCACGCTTTCACACCGGGTGGCCTGGCTGATTTCGCAGGGCATCGATCCGAGCCGGATTCTGTTGCTGACCTTCTCCCGCAGAGCCGCGAATGAGATGGTCCGCCGCGTCGATGCACTGCTGCGGGCGATGGGCGACAGTCGCGAACACGCCGCCTCTGCCCGGTCGCGGAGCATCTGGGGAGGCACGTTCCACTCCACGGCGGCGCGTCTGCTGAGACGCTACGGTCAGTCGATCGGTCTGCCGGATGACTTTACGATCATCGATCGCAGCGACGCCGAAGACCTGATGAGTTCACTACGAAGTGAACTCGAACTGGGAAACAATGTGGCCAAGTTTCCCCGTAAAGGGACGCTGGTCGAAATCTACAGCCGCTGTGTGAATACCTGCCTCAAGCTGGAGCCGGTACTCGAACGGTATTACCCCTGGTGTCTGGAGCATGTAGAGGCACTCAAGCAGCTGTTTCAGGCGTTCGTTGATCGCAAGGAGCAGCAGAACATTCTCGACTATGACGATCTGCTCCTTTTCTGGCACGCGCTCTCCTCCGATCCCGCGGGAGGCAAACTGCTGCGAGGTCAGTTCGAAGCGGTGCTGGTCGACGAGTACCAGGACACAAACGTGCTGCAGTCGGGCATCCTGAAAAATCTCTGTCCCGATGGAGCAGGTCTGACGGTCGTGGGCGACGACGCCCAGTCGATCTATTCCTTCCGGGCGGCAACGGTGCGGAACATCCTCGATTTTCCCGAAGAGTATCCGGGGACGACGGTGGTTACGCTGGAAGAGAACTACCGCAGCACGCAGCCGATCCTGGCGGCGACGAATCAGATCATCGACGAAGCGCATGAGCGCTACGAGAAGAAACTCTGGTCGTCGAAGATTGCCGGCGAGCCACCGATTCTGGTGGACTGCAGCGACAATAACGAGCAGGCCGACTTCGTGGTGACGCAGGTACTCGAACACCTGGAGGCGGGCATTCCCCTGAATCAGCAGGCGGTGCTGTTCCGGGCTTCGCATCACAGTCTCGCGCTGGAAGTCGAACTGGCCCGGCGGAACATTGCGTATCACAAGTACGGCGGATTGAAGTTCATTGAAACGGCACACGTCAAAGACCTGATGGCGTATCTGCGACTGGCGGAGAACCCCCGCGATGCGGTTTCCGGTCTGCGGGTGCTGACATTGCTGCCGGGCATCGGTCAGAAGAAGGCACAGCAGCTGCTCAACCTGCTGGCGGAATCCGGGTTTCGCTTTGATGCCTGGTCGGAATTCAAACCACCGGCGGCGACGGTCGAGCACTGGCCTTTATTCATTCGGCTGATGAAGAACCTGTCATCGCCGCAGTCCGAGAAAAAAGGGATCTCATCCGAAGTACACCAGGTGCGGACCTTTTACAGTCCCCTGCTCGATCAGCAGTACGACAACGGGCCGGCCCGCCAGCGCGATCTGGAACAGCTGGAGCAGGTCGCCAGCCGGTTCAGCAGCCGGATGAGTTTCCTGGAAGAGATCACCCTCGATCCACCCAGTTCGACGCAGGACATTGCCAACGACAGCAGTAAGACGGACGACGACTTCCTGGTACTGAGTACGATTCATTCCTCGAAAGGACTCGAGTGGGACGCGGTCTATGTGCTGCAGGCGGCGGACGGCAGCATTCCTTCCGAGATGTCGCTGGAGAGCAATGATGAGATCGACGAGGAACGCCGGCTGTTCTACGTGGCGCTCACGCGGGCGAAGAACTGGCTTTATGTCTGTTTTCCACATCGGCAGTATTTCCAGAACCGGCGCTGGAACCAGGCACACAGTTACGCGCAGCTGACGCGGTTCATTTCTTCAAAGACGCTCCCCCTGTTTCAGCGGCGGCCTGCGTTTAACGCCGAGGATCTGGATACGCCCGAAGAGGCGCAGATCGAAACGACGGCCGAGGACATTCGCAAGAACATCCGTAATATGTGGTCCAGCTGA
- a CDS encoding THUMP domain-containing class I SAM-dependent RNA methyltransferase: MSEPLTLIATSTFGLEAVVARELKQLGYEDQTVENGRVMFQADKAAICRCNLWLRSADRILICLGEFTALDFDDLFDETRDLEWERWLPPSARFPVRATAVRSKINSAKNSQKMVKKAIAERLKDHYIKDWFPEDGPMYSVSVSILKDRATLCIDTTGPGLHKRGYRKLTAGAQLKETLAAGLIQLSYWNNERALVDPCCGSGTIPIEAALIGTNTAPGLNRSFVAEEWHKIPAELWEQAREEARDLQDLDALSFRLQGYDIDPGMIRMARYHAREAGVDELVHFQDQPVAEFSTPRKYGCIITNPPYGERLGEKEEAEVIYRQMKEVFAPLDTWSIYVLTSHPGFERIFDRKARRRKLYNGRIECTYYQFPGPPPPRKRSPWDDATNADSESTSETDADTPADDTTDSAD; this comes from the coding sequence ATGTCTGAGCCGCTCACCCTGATCGCCACGTCCACCTTTGGCCTCGAAGCCGTCGTCGCCCGCGAACTGAAGCAGCTGGGCTACGAAGACCAGACCGTCGAAAACGGTCGCGTCATGTTCCAGGCGGATAAAGCAGCGATCTGCCGCTGCAATCTCTGGCTCCGCAGTGCCGACCGCATCCTGATCTGCCTCGGCGAATTTACGGCTCTCGACTTCGACGATCTCTTTGACGAAACCCGCGACCTGGAATGGGAACGCTGGCTGCCCCCCTCCGCGCGCTTTCCCGTGCGGGCCACCGCGGTCCGCTCCAAAATCAACAGCGCCAAAAACTCGCAGAAGATGGTCAAGAAAGCGATCGCCGAGCGTCTCAAGGATCATTACATCAAAGACTGGTTCCCCGAAGACGGTCCCATGTACTCGGTCAGCGTCTCGATCCTCAAAGATCGCGCTACGCTCTGCATCGATACTACAGGCCCCGGTCTGCACAAGCGCGGCTATCGTAAACTCACCGCCGGTGCCCAGCTCAAAGAGACTCTTGCCGCCGGTCTGATTCAGCTCAGCTACTGGAACAACGAACGCGCCCTGGTCGATCCCTGTTGTGGTTCGGGTACGATTCCCATCGAAGCCGCCCTCATCGGCACCAACACCGCCCCCGGTCTCAACCGCAGCTTCGTCGCGGAAGAGTGGCACAAAATTCCCGCCGAACTCTGGGAACAGGCCCGCGAAGAAGCCCGCGACCTGCAGGACCTCGACGCTCTCTCATTCCGTCTGCAGGGTTACGACATTGATCCCGGCATGATCCGCATGGCCCGCTACCACGCTCGCGAAGCGGGTGTCGATGAGCTCGTCCATTTTCAGGATCAGCCGGTCGCCGAATTCAGCACGCCCCGCAAGTACGGCTGCATCATCACCAACCCCCCTTACGGTGAACGACTCGGCGAGAAGGAAGAGGCCGAGGTCATCTATCGCCAGATGAAAGAGGTCTTCGCGCCCCTGGATACCTGGTCGATCTACGTGCTCACCTCGCATCCCGGTTTCGAACGCATCTTCGACCGCAAAGCCCGTCGCCGCAAGCTGTATAACGGTCGCATCGAATGCACCTACTACCAGTTTCCCGGGCCACCCCCGCCACGCAAAAGATCACCCTGGGACGACGCGACGAATGCGGATTCAGAGTCTACATCGGAAACAGACGCCGACACCCCGGCTGACGACACAACCGACTCCGCCGACTGA
- a CDS encoding TIM barrel protein yields MRNTPHPHNRLPRRDFLKQASLSALAGTMLAGGASESASVQAGETKKEKSAGGYQLGAFTKSFQDMPIPEVCKAFKSIGLDGLDLTVRPKGHILPENAEQELPQACTAAKEAGVKILFLTTMIEEPDKNAERILATAQEQGIDRIKIGYYRYKPFGTLAQQLKETTKKIGNVAKLCQKYEILPCVHVHSNAFLPSHGTQLYQLIQDYSPQEVGAYVDMLHMVKEGSGDGWRQGLDLLAPWISLCAVKNFAWERGEGRDKKGHQKWEVKTVPVADGISPIPEYVDVLRKLGYEGIFSLHSEYKGRHSWKELSTQECLAQTAVDAKYFRSLWS; encoded by the coding sequence ATGCGGAATACTCCCCACCCTCATAATCGGCTTCCCCGACGGGATTTTCTGAAACAGGCGTCTCTCTCGGCTCTGGCGGGCACCATGCTGGCCGGCGGCGCAAGCGAATCCGCGTCTGTGCAGGCGGGAGAGACAAAAAAAGAGAAGTCAGCGGGCGGCTATCAACTGGGGGCGTTCACGAAGAGCTTTCAGGACATGCCGATTCCCGAGGTGTGTAAAGCGTTCAAGTCGATCGGCCTGGACGGACTCGATCTGACCGTGCGCCCCAAGGGGCACATCCTGCCCGAGAATGCCGAGCAGGAACTGCCGCAGGCATGTACTGCGGCGAAAGAGGCGGGTGTGAAGATCCTGTTTCTGACGACGATGATTGAAGAGCCCGACAAAAACGCCGAACGGATTCTGGCGACTGCGCAGGAACAGGGCATCGACCGGATCAAGATCGGCTATTACCGCTACAAGCCGTTCGGCACGCTGGCCCAGCAGCTGAAAGAGACAACGAAAAAAATCGGCAACGTTGCGAAGCTGTGTCAGAAGTATGAGATTCTGCCCTGCGTGCACGTGCACTCGAATGCGTTTCTGCCTTCACATGGAACGCAGCTGTATCAGCTGATCCAGGATTACTCGCCGCAGGAAGTCGGGGCGTACGTGGATATGCTGCACATGGTCAAAGAGGGGAGTGGCGATGGCTGGCGGCAGGGCCTCGATCTGCTGGCTCCCTGGATCTCATTGTGTGCGGTGAAGAACTTTGCCTGGGAACGGGGTGAAGGCCGCGATAAGAAAGGCCATCAGAAATGGGAAGTCAAAACGGTTCCCGTGGCGGACGGCATTTCACCGATTCCTGAATACGTGGATGTACTGCGGAAGCTGGGTTACGAAGGGATCTTCTCGCTGCACAGTGAGTACAAGGGCCGGCACAGCTGGAAAGAGTTGAGCACGCAGGAATGCCTGGCCCAGACGGCCGTCGATGCGAAGTATTTCCGTTCGTTGTGGTCGTAA